caggagaaggaatccGGAGGCGCCTTCCGGTTCCGATCCGGGCTGCTCTGCTACGAACTgtcttcggcagaagctgagagatggaattctcagtgactgctgtttttttgcagactcttctggccgtttttttcttttcttctttcttcttttccttttttcttcaggcttctctcctcaggagctgccctctcggctcttcagctcttcagctcttcagctcttcagctcttcagggctgaaccccccccgaaagggttggtggggggtgCCCACGCAGGAATGCCACTTGTTAGATTTCagtgtttctctttgctgatttaCGTCCGGtgatagctcagggatgccacttgctcggtttctcggctgtttaagcttgtaagttttctgtttctgctgtttaggctgtttaggtgttctggaaaggcccagggatggccttgaagagcccggcgcttcaaaggacgaggagagacttctgatcttgtctcgatcttggtgtttattaattgtttatctaaaagattttctttcagcccgacagaggtctgcacagcaagtcagccatgggcacacacTGCAAACccctgggcggtcacttatctttatacccgaagttacgtgtacaatatttatcatttttccccaataccttctacccttattaaccggtgcacttttagtaataaccaatcccaaagtgccaccaccaccacagaagatggaggccaagaagaagaagaagaagaaggacaggacacgccccaattcctccatcttacttctttagacccccctgtaccaaaatcctaaaccctgtgttttacactctaactaacttatcccttcaccattcacccagtgaattcctcccattcctcatacaggtgtcatctcctgtgtaggattaaagccctgccaccagacacttctggcagcattccaggactcccgagccccccaagggtggtctcggcctctctgcacctccatcctgaggtgctgagatcccacagttaACAAATTTACCATCAACATCTTTGTTAACAAAGTAAGAGAACAGTACCAATTGCCAAGGATTGTCTGCTGATTCCAGGTCAGTGAGGGCCTGGAATCTTCAGGGCTGGAGCTATTCTACCTTCTTAGTTTTGAGAACTCATTTCTGTGATGGAAATGAGTTCAGCAGAAGTGATACAGGGAAGCAATaggaaaatcagcaaaaagcaaagggtattcctatgTTCCATTGTTGACAAACACCATCCAGTGATCAAATCAGGATCCTCTGCCTAGCTCAGGGCTCCAGTCCTGTGTCGTCCAGCTCATGTCCATGGGCTTCCTGTAATGCCCTGGCAATGAGGGCTCTGTGAACATAGTGCCAAAGGAATTATATCTTCCATGGCCTCCACAGATCCAAATGAGCTAACAGACATTCTGACCCCTCTGGCCGAAGAAAAATGACTTCTGCTGAAAGCAGACCCTTCAAACCCTCCCTAATGCTGCAGAACAGGTCTATCTGCCCCATGTCAGCCACATGTCATGACTGGCTGTGTCTGTTTTAAGATATCACTCACTCTGacttgtgggatctcagcacctcaggatggaggtgcagagaggccgagaccacccttggggggctcgggaatcctggaatgttgccagaagtgtctggtggcaggattttgatcctacacaggagatgagacctgtatgaggactgggaggattccactgggtgaatggtgaagggataagttagttaaagtgtaaaacacagggtttaggattttggtacaggggggtctagagaagtaagatggaggaattggggcgtgtccttcttcttcttcttcttcttcttggcctccatcttctgtggtggtggtggcactttgggattggtcattactagaagtgcacaggttaataagagtagaaagtattggagaaaaatgataaatattgtacacgtaacttagggtataaagataagtgaccgcccgggggcttcgggagtgtgcccaAGGACATCCTTGAGAATTCCAGCACacctaaaacagcagaaaacctaaacagccgagaaacagagcaaaaatggCATTCCCTGAGCTAACTATCTCCGGTAATAAATCAgcccagcaaagagaaaagaagaacgcCGAAAAATTTACAAGTGGCGTTCGCTGCGTGGGcaccccccaccaaccctttcggggggggatcagccctgaagagctgaagagctgaagagctgaagagccgagagagcagctcctgaggagagaagcctgagaaaaaaaaaaaaggaaaagaagaaagaagaaaagaaaagaaaaaaaaaaaaacagccagaagagtctgcaaaaaaacagcagtcactgagaattccatctctcagcttctgccgaaggcaGTTTGCAGAGCAGCCCGGATCAGAACCAGAAGGCGCCTCTggattccttctcctgtgacctgctggacagagacgGGAGCCTTcggacagctctgacgacagattcggtgagaaggtcaaaaaataagaacataattgcacactctcccaaaaaacaacgggaaattttgtccgccttacaaggcgtggctcaaACATATACAGAAAGGAtctcaaaagaaagaattaaaacagctgttgttgtgggcaaggcttaattacccactggccgaaacatgcctgctattcgaagtggggttttggcaggaaattaataggcacttatattttttagcaacaaagaaggacgagacagcgttaaagctgctctcgtCGGCAAGATTGATGCCAGAAAGGCATCATCTCGGCACAGTcgaaaagactgggagagcaacgaaaagttgccggcaccctcagaaggagggtggggagcaaagctccaggagaaaaaaaaaaaagaaaaaattttaattagttctggcctcaagaagccaggggaaagggctcttgagaaaagagagcaggaaataatattaaagcccccggtcccaaaacccagaaaccccaagaagCTCCTAAAGCGTCCTGAAACTCCGGAGAATACAAGGGAGTCAGGATCGGAGGGGGGTtgcagggggaagagaagggatcggggggggGAGGCGTTTCCcgcggggggcacggcgcggcagcgGCGGAGCCGGTGGGGAGCGCGGGTGAAGAGATAAAGGGAGACATGAGTGCAGACGCGGCTTTTGTCAGCGCGGCGCCGGGGGGtggcggccgctccggccgcTCCGGCCGGCCGGCAGAGTAACCCGGGAGCAAAGTCGGCTCGAattgcggggcgggcccgggtgccggcggggggcgggctgtACGCACCGGcgggaggagccagggacacaacgtcagagggagaggagacagagtcgGGACAGACCGAGGGGAGGAGATTCGGAGGTGGAAcgagggggagagagtgacgtctcgggcgaggaggggccgtgctcgggATCCTATGTCCCAGCGGCTCCACACCCTCCTCAGACTTGATGCCTCTGGTATAACCCtcggagtcccagtcccttcccttcaagggagacgttctggtgCTCAAGCTCCATTTTCGgctgaattaaaagccaggCAGACACGGTCTCAAATGAGATCACGAACACGGCAATCGACAGGACAGGGGCGGTAGAGCTCAGGCTGTCATCCGagctggggaggccggtgacagcgccacctagtggGGGGCAAGGCTTTTgcttgtatctccacagatcgagACGTGGGTGTCGGCACGACACGTGAAACCATTTCGAGTGCGAGAACATGAAAATGCGGATCCCAGAACAAAgatccaagagaaaaaaaaagagacgaGTACTCAAACAGGGGTCGAGACTCAGATTGCCAAGACGACTCggaagagaaataagaagaaactaaggactttggggggattctctgttaaggtcctgaatgaaaagcaaaacaatgatgtcacacagaagtgaagccatgagtttcatgatgcttatgcgcatcattctttcattcattgaaataagcaatgggggtaatttacctattagtcagccaaagcaaaatgtatggtagaatagtttgacatctctcccatttggagaggaattttaagggtagaattctttgacatctctcccatttggagaggaattttaagagtaggattctatgttttaatagttctcctagtcctcatacttgtcatcccatgcatatttgcatgtttaaaacacgctATGAATCGGATAGTAAAAGAgatcttcctggtgcaaacagaagggggagatgtgggatctcagcacctcaggatggaggtgcagagaggccgagaccacccttggggggctcgggaatcctggaatgttgccagaagtgtctggtggcaggattttgatcctacacaggagatgagacctgtatgaggactgggaggattccactgggtgaatggtgaagggataagttagttaaagtgtaaaacacagggtttaggattttggtacaggggggtctaaagaagtaagatggaggaattggggcgtgtcctgtccttcttcttcttcttcttggcctccatcttctgtggtggtggtggcactttgggattggtcattactagaagtgcacaggttaataagagtagaaagtattggaggaaaatgataaatattgtacacgtaacttagggtataaagataagtgaccgcccgggggcttcggcagtgtgcccatggctgacttgctgtgcagacctctgtcgggctgaaagaaaatcttttagataaacaattaataaacaccaagaccgagacaagaccagaagtctctcctcgtcctttgaagcgtcggctctccaaggccatccctgggcctttccaggccaccagaacagcaacacagaaaaccttacactGACTGACACTGTGAGAGGGTCAGGGCATGGGAGAGATTTCCAGACCTTTATGTGAATAATGTGAAGTGCAGAAGTGCTGATCTCTGGATTAAATTAAGCTCCATGGGGCTTCCTGTACCTTGCACAGGAATTGTGGAGGTTTCTTTGAGGCAAGTTCTACACACTTTTCCCAGAAATCATCATACATTTTAATTACTCCTTTCACACATCCAAGAACTTTTTATGCAAGTCAAACTTCCAGGCAAGTGtcttttaaataactttttagTTAAGCTTGGTACTTTTCATTTCACCATTTACTCTTCCCATATAACAGACCTCTGCTCAAAATACTTCCACCATTATGCCAGAGGTACAAATTCCACTGACTGCTAGCACTAAAAAGCAGAATAACTGGATGTTCCCAATTACCATAACTGCCTAAGCAGAACTATCACACAACATAAAGGTGTGCATAAGTGGTGCAGTTTAAATGGATATTAAACCACTGTacagcaggagcatccccatacccaaaggaaaagcaggatgaTGAACAGGGGAGATTGGAGCTGATAACTTTAAAATGGGGATTAGAAAATGAGTGTGGAAACTTAATGCATGATAGTCTCTGGAACAGCTTTGTCACTTTGCTGTCTGCCCTCTCTCCAGGTCACTTCAGATGGTGCTGAACAGCACGGTCCCCACAGAGCATCACTGGTGACCTCCCTCTGCAGATCACTcacccacagccagccaggATTCTTTTCGTGCAAAGATCTTTCCTCTCTGAGTAGCTGTACAGCCTTCAGATAAGACTGAGCTGTTGCTAAGGGGCCCCATCAAAGGCCTTTGCAAACCTAAAACCGaactggagcttcctgcagaGGGGAGTTTGGAGAATTCTCACTCAGGGTCCAGCCATCCTAGAactacaaacacacacagaccaCAGAACACATCCCTTGGGGGCAGGATGCACATCGGTCCCCTTATCTGGAGATTTCTTTGAGGAATGAAGTGGAAACGACCCATTAGTGACACCAATTAGTCTCCCATGTATAATCAACCTAAAGTTTTGCTGTGAACAGTGGTAGATCTTGATCTGAGCCAAGTACCTGACATCAAACACAACAGGACCCACTGTGTGGcacctgctcagctgctgcacagatGGGAGGTGCTGAGCTGCAAATGTACCTTTTTAATTCTATGAAATATGGAAACAAACAGCACAATCAGTACTTCATATTAAATAACCTGGTAATAAATGCAAAGGTACATTACCTTGGAGCTTTACCTTCATTCTGCTGCATAACCTTCCACTGAAAAGGCAGAAAgccctagaaaaaaaaataatgaaatatcgCAGCTGAtaaggaaaaaggaagcaaagaagCAAAACCTTCTGATGTGGAAAAGAAATTCAGGCTGCAACTTCAGGACAAACTGGATACTTCTACCACAGTGGTTAATAGAAGATGTAAAGTCAGTATTAAGTTCCAAAGTTAAAATCCCATTGCTGACACTGAGGCATTACACATCTCTTGGCAGTTACAGCCCTGGAGGATTTGTCAACACCTGCCCAAGTCTGCCAGGCTAATTCCTAAGGAAATTTTTCTTCACTAACCATTTGAATCTAAATCAAAGTGAAGAGTCTAAGAAACACGTTGGGCAGTACTTGGACACACCACAGGACTTGCTTTTGTTATAGGAAGCTTCCCTATGTgtgaaaacatttaaatgaaGAAGGTTCCTGTGCAATGAGTAGCAAAAGTGGCTTCAATTTGGTCTTTTGCTCTTTGAATTTTGTGTCTTCAAAGATTTCCTTCCACAATACTCAGCTGGTTAGATTACTGTGCATGTTTCCATCAGACACACAAGTGTCACCTCAAGAGCATGCACCACCATAGCCAAAATAAAGCCTTCTCCATTATTAACCCATCACTCAAAAGTGCATAAACTACAGAAACATTCTGAAATACAGCTGGTGACTGTTGTGTTTATTAAGGAACTGGTTTGGAAGtggagtttggtttttttttaataaccaaCATGATACTTCCCCTTCCAAATAAAAAGAAGagtaacagaaagaaaaaaaaacagcaaaatacaagaagggacagagggagagcCCTGGAGCATTCTAACTTAGTGAGTTAACAGATCTCCAAAGCCAGTGTCAAAGAGTCATCACACTCATGAGGGCAGGGCCAATTTATCCAGTGAATTCTCATAACCTCTGCTTGCAGATCCTGCACAAAGCTCGAGTGGATGCATCACCAGTCCAGCAAACAGAGACAGAGCAAGCACATGCGAGTGGTTTCAGTCTCCTCAAGTCTCCCATTTCATTACTCAGGGTTAATTAGATTATTTTCTCATACAAAGCAGTTTAAAGCCCAGCAGTGCAATCAAGTTCCAGAGCTCCCTGTGATGCAGCAATGCTGGGCAGTGGGTCTGGACTGGGCAGAGCACACACCATGGTGTGCttttccagcccagctgaggagacCTTGCTCAGGTACAAAGCAaccacagagaccccaaatTAAGGTTTGTCCAACTTGTGTGTGCGCTTGTGCCTCCATAGGATCTCTGACTTGGTGAAGGAATGCCCACAGAAATTACAGGAGTAGGGCTTCTCTCCGGTGTGGATGTGGTGATGGCGCTGCAGCGATGCTAGTCGGGTGAAGGTCCCTCCACACTCCTTGCAGTAGAAGGGCCGTGCCCCGGAGTGAGTCTGCTGGTGCCTCTTGagcctgagcagctgcacaaaTGCCATGCCACACTCCTGACACTTGTAGGGCTTGTCCTCCCGGTGGATCACCTTGTGCTTGGACAGCAGGTTGGGCTTATCGAAGCCTTTACTGCACGTCGGGCACGCGTAAGTTTTGAAGTCGTCCTCGTGAGACTGTGGGTTTGCAGGAAAAGCCTAATCCAGGCACTCAGCattgtgctgctggctgtggtgCACCACAGACCAGCGGGTCCTGGCCATGCCGCTGGCCAGGATCACCATGGAGTGCTCGATCTTGTGCACGTTGCGTGGGTGCCTCCAGACGTCGGCCGTGCGGATGAAGGCCTTGTCACACTCGGGGCACTTGTGCGGCCTCTCGCTGGAGTGGATCAGCTGTGCTTTTGGCGCAGATGGGACAGCGGTAGGAGTTCTCCAGCAGGTGAGCTcgcctgtgctcctgcagctcactCATGCTGTGGAAAGAGGAGCCACACTTCTTGCATCGATAGGGCAGAGCTTCCTCGGGGACGGGCTCCAGCTCCTCACCAAGCACATCTCCCAGAGCAGTGCTTCCGTTGTCCTTGCGGAGTTTTGTTATCATCCGTGTTTTCCTGGGGTGCTCAGAGGAACAGTGATCTAAATCCTCATCCTCTCTCTGCAGGTGGAAGCTGGTGCTGGAGGGGGGGATCTCCCCACCTGGGCTCTCACCTTGTTTCTGGCAGTAGGTGGCACAGGTTTCTTTGTCTCCACAGAAAAgctcctgctttcctgcaggTCCAGCAGAGTTTCCAGGAGGACTGCAGGAGTAATTCATGTCCACCTCCTTCTGTGGCCTACAGCTGTGGCCCAACTGCTCTGCGGCCTTTCTCGGATAATTTGAATTCTTCCGCTCTGTGACACAAATGTTATTATCACTCACATCCATCCTCTGAGGCAAACACTGTGTTCTTCTAAGTTAAAACTCTAGCTCATCATCACCCAGAACTTTGTGTCCTTTATGGTAAGTCCATCTCATTCTCAGCTCTTCTGACAGTGCTCCCTAGAAAATAAAACACCTGTTTCATCAGTGATTCTTCTGATATTATAAATTTAGAATAGCAAAGGTATTTTTCTGATTCAAAGAAAGGGACAGACTATTAGATATGTAAAAGAAACAGAATCATCTACTATTAGATATGTAGAAAATACACATTCAGCACATAAAGCATAGACAATGTTCAATAAAGTTAAATCCACTATCATCAGCCAGCCTTCACTACCAAATATAAATTGATAATtccaattttaaattttcctaaAGATGAGAAATTACAGtatcccagaatggtttgggttgccagggaccttaaagaccatcttaTTCCAgcccccttgccatgggcagaacactttccactatcccaggctgctccaagccccatccagcctggccttgaacacttccagggatggggcagccacagcttctctgggcccCCTGTGGcagggcctcaccaccttcacagtaaagaatttcttcctaataacTAATCTAAATGtctcctcttttagtttaaaattttttccctttgttctATCTGTGTAAAATGTTGTTCTACTTTCCTGTAAAATCCATTTAAGTACTGGAAGGTGGGATAAGACATCTCTGAATATAAGCATACATATTAATGAACACATATatgtaaaaacataaatatttctgtatttccacGTGTACATAAATGTAAAACTTGCCTATTTAGTTTCGGCGGGCTTATCAAGTGCAGTGATCAAGGCAGTGCAGCGATGTGCATTAAGTGAAAGCTCTTATTCACattgtgctgctccatcagcagCACAAGCCACGctttcttccaaaacaatctgGATTAGTCCTCATTAGTCACTGCCTGGAACAGCGTGGCTCGACTCACCCCCACTCCAGCCATTCCCGACAATTTAATAAGGAGCTGCTAACAGGAGTATTCCTCACCTCCAGCCCTCCAGCTGAGCTGCCGATGCCTTTGGGGCGGGAAAACTTTCCAAGGGATGCTGGCGCTGCCTGGCTTAAGAGAACTCCATAACCACGGCTAGGAGTGTGGAAACCACGGCGTGGACTGAAAGACAGTAATATCAACAATAAAtgcatacacatacatatatattaaaaaataggaaatttttttgttgttccaGGCAgtgtgaccccccccccccccccccaacttTTCCTGGGTGCCCATTCCCTGTTCCCCGGCCCtacctgggctctgcaggtcccggtgctccaggagcctgttcatggaatcatggaatggtaTGGCTTGGAATGTCGTCTTGTTCCAGCCctctgccacgggcagggacatctttctctagaccagggtgctccaagccccatccagtctggccgtggacatttccagggatccaggggcagccacagattctctgggcagcctgtacCAAGGCCTGCCCactctcacagggaaaaaaatacccccaacatctaatctaaatctactctcTTTCAATTTCAACCCATTTTCCTTTGTCCTGTTACTCCAGCTCTTGCCttgtctttcttgtaggctccctttgGGTACTGcaaggccacaattaggtctTCCTAAAAGCTGAATACTCCCAGTTCTCTTggcctttcctcacagcagaggtgttccatccctctgatcaccttggtgccctcctctggactcacccAAACAGGTTCAGTACCCTTCCTgtccctcagctccagcccacaGCAATTCATggagtgtcccctgtgcccctcaccATGGCAATGACTGTGCATCCATCTTCCTGCAGGAGCGTGGCATGGATTGAGTCCCTCTCACACCCTGCCTTGTCagaagaaagcagctctgcccctgtcAGGAGCGATCAATCCATCTCCCAGGACTGTGTCCCACTTCCTAAGAGAAAAGTCTTTGCACACAAAAGGACATTCAGCATCTTCAGCAATGCCTCACCAGGGCCT
The genomic region above belongs to Ammospiza caudacuta isolate bAmmCau1 chromosome 36, bAmmCau1.pri, whole genome shotgun sequence and contains:
- the ZNF3 gene encoding LOW QUALITY PROTEIN: zinc finger protein 3 (The sequence of the model RefSeq protein was modified relative to this genomic sequence to represent the inferred CDS: inserted 2 bases in 1 codon; substituted 1 base at 1 genomic stop codon) translates to MDVSDNNICVTERKNSNYPRKAAEQLGHSCRPQKEVDMNYSCSPPGNSAGPAGKQELFCGDKETCATYCQKQGESPGGEIPPSSTSFHLQREDEDLDHCSSEHPRKTRMITKLRKDNGSTALGDVLGEELEPVPEEALPYRCKKCGSSFHSMSELQEHRRAHLLENSYRCPICAKSXQLIHSSERPHKCPECDKAFIRTADVWRHPRNVHKIEHSMVILASGMARTRWSVVHHSQQHNAECLDXAFPANPQSHEDDFKTYACPTCSKGFDKPNLLSKHKVIHREDKPYKCQECGMAFVQLLRLKRHQQTHSGARPFYCKECGGTFTRLASLQRHHHIHTGEKPYSCNFCGHSFTKSEILWRHKRTHKLDKP